From the Halomonas meridiana genome, one window contains:
- the typA gene encoding translational GTPase TypA, which produces MIENLRNIAIIAHVDHGKTTLVDKLLSQSGTLDRKAEGQERIMDSNDQEKERGITILAKNTAIQWQDGNGKGYHINIVDTPGHADFGGEVERVMSMVDSVLLLVDAVDGPMPQTRFVTQKAFSQGLKPIVVVNKIDRPGARPDWVIDQIFDLFDNLGATDEQLDFPIIYCSALNGIAGMDPEELSDNMDPMFQAIVDIVEPPKVEVDGPFQMQISALDYNSYVGVIGLGRITRGSVKPNQQISVITKEGKTRKGKVGQVMTHMGLERVQTDEATAGDIVCITGIEDLAISDTLCDVNNVEALPPLTVDEPTVSMTFQVNDSPFAGKDGKFVTSRNIKDRLDQELIHNVALRVEQGETPEKFKVSGRGELHLSVLIETMRREGFELAVGRPEVIIKEIDGVKQEPYEEVIIDCEEQHQGSIMEELGYRKGEMTNMNPDGKGRVRLDFIIPARGLIGFRGQFLTLTSGTGILTSRFDHYGPLKPDAAIERRNGVMVSMVDGKALAYALYTLQERGKLIVDHGTEVYEGMLIGIHSRANDLVVNPTKGKKLDNMRASGNDENIVLTPPVKFTLEQAIEFLDSDELVEVTPSFIRLRKKLLKENERKRSSKK; this is translated from the coding sequence GTGATCGAGAATCTTCGCAACATTGCCATCATCGCCCACGTTGACCACGGTAAAACTACCTTGGTAGACAAACTGTTAAGCCAGTCCGGCACGCTCGACCGCAAGGCCGAAGGCCAAGAGCGTATCATGGACTCTAATGACCAGGAGAAGGAGCGCGGTATTACCATCCTGGCCAAAAACACCGCTATTCAGTGGCAGGATGGGAATGGTAAGGGCTACCACATCAATATCGTGGACACCCCTGGGCACGCTGACTTCGGTGGTGAGGTCGAGCGCGTCATGTCCATGGTGGACTCGGTACTGCTGCTGGTCGACGCCGTCGACGGCCCGATGCCGCAGACCCGCTTCGTGACCCAGAAAGCCTTCTCTCAAGGCCTGAAGCCGATCGTCGTCGTCAACAAGATCGACCGCCCTGGCGCGCGCCCTGACTGGGTCATCGATCAGATTTTCGATCTGTTCGACAACCTGGGTGCCACCGACGAGCAGCTCGACTTCCCGATCATCTACTGCTCGGCGCTGAACGGGATTGCCGGTATGGACCCGGAAGAGCTGTCCGACAACATGGACCCGATGTTCCAAGCCATCGTGGACATCGTCGAGCCGCCGAAGGTCGAAGTCGACGGTCCCTTCCAAATGCAGATCTCTGCCCTGGACTACAACAGCTACGTCGGCGTTATCGGCCTAGGCCGCATCACCCGCGGCAGCGTCAAGCCGAACCAGCAAATCAGCGTGATCACCAAGGAAGGCAAGACCCGTAAGGGTAAGGTCGGCCAGGTGATGACACACATGGGCCTCGAACGTGTGCAAACCGACGAAGCCACCGCTGGCGATATCGTCTGCATCACCGGCATCGAAGATCTGGCGATCTCCGACACGCTGTGCGACGTGAACAACGTCGAAGCGCTGCCGCCGCTGACCGTCGACGAGCCGACCGTTTCCATGACCTTCCAGGTCAACGACTCGCCGTTCGCCGGCAAAGACGGTAAGTTCGTCACCAGCCGTAACATTAAAGACCGTCTGGATCAGGAGCTGATCCACAACGTGGCGCTGCGCGTTGAGCAGGGCGAAACGCCCGAGAAATTCAAGGTATCAGGCCGTGGTGAACTGCACCTGTCGGTGCTGATCGAAACCATGCGTCGTGAAGGCTTCGAGCTGGCCGTGGGCCGCCCGGAAGTCATCATCAAAGAGATCGACGGCGTCAAGCAAGAGCCCTACGAAGAAGTCATCATCGACTGTGAAGAGCAGCACCAGGGCTCGATCATGGAAGAGCTCGGCTACCGTAAGGGCGAAATGACCAACATGAACCCGGACGGCAAAGGCCGCGTTCGTTTGGACTTCATCATCCCCGCCCGTGGCTTGATCGGTTTCCGTGGCCAGTTCCTGACCCTGACCTCCGGCACCGGCATTCTGACCAGCCGCTTTGACCACTACGGCCCGCTGAAGCCCGACGCCGCCATCGAGCGTCGTAACGGCGTCATGGTCTCCATGGTCGACGGTAAAGCGCTGGCGTACGCGCTTTATACGCTGCAAGAGCGCGGTAAGCTGATCGTCGATCACGGTACCGAAGTGTACGAAGGCATGCTGATCGGTATCCATAGCCGTGCCAACGATCTGGTGGTCAACCCCACCAAAGGTAAGAAGCTGGACAACATGCGCGCCTCGGGTAACGACGAAAACATCGTGCTGACGCCGCCAGTGAAGTTCACCCTGGAACAAGCCATCGAGTTCCTCGACTCCGATGAGCTGGTCGAGGTGACGCCGAGCTTCATCCGCCTGCGTAAGAAGCTGCTCAAAGAGAACGAGCGCAAGCGTTCCAGCAAAAAATAA
- a CDS encoding branched-chain amino acid ABC transporter permease, with amino-acid sequence MNELAFFINNVVIAGSVTGSIYAIGAIGVTLIFSIMRFAHFAHADMMTFGAFMVLLLTTAFPAVGASIGVPTALIMLPLAMLLTALLAVGIDKAFYKPLRAHGVKPIVMVIGSLGVTLMLQGLIRLFSGTGGQSLYVDDRKEIFRIALPFEGARAPIVVTEPQIYLFVITIVAVIALHLFLNRSRLGKAMRAMSDNPELAQASGINTNTIVAVTWVIAGGLAAIAGTLLSLDVTFKPDLSFFLLLPIFAAAIVGGVGHPYGAIAGGFVVGFAETLAVFNWNVLLRPFQDSFPEWLTLPSNLAFVGTEYKIVVPFFILVAILVWRPTGLFKGKVI; translated from the coding sequence GTGAACGAACTGGCTTTTTTTATTAACAACGTGGTGATTGCGGGCAGTGTCACTGGCTCGATTTATGCCATTGGCGCGATTGGCGTCACGCTGATTTTCAGCATTATGCGCTTTGCCCATTTTGCCCATGCCGACATGATGACCTTCGGTGCCTTTATGGTGCTGCTGCTCACCACGGCGTTCCCTGCCGTCGGCGCCAGCATCGGCGTCCCCACGGCGCTGATCATGCTGCCGCTGGCGATGCTGCTGACCGCGCTGCTGGCAGTGGGGATCGATAAGGCGTTTTACAAGCCGCTGCGCGCCCACGGCGTGAAACCGATCGTGATGGTGATTGGCTCGTTGGGCGTCACGCTGATGCTGCAGGGCCTCATTCGTCTGTTCTCAGGTACCGGCGGGCAGAGCCTCTACGTGGATGACCGCAAAGAGATCTTCCGCATTGCTCTACCGTTCGAGGGTGCACGGGCACCCATCGTCGTCACCGAGCCGCAGATCTATCTGTTCGTGATTACCATCGTGGCGGTGATCGCGCTACACCTATTCCTGAACCGTTCGCGGTTAGGCAAAGCCATGCGCGCCATGTCGGACAACCCGGAGCTGGCCCAGGCATCGGGCATTAATACCAATACCATCGTAGCGGTCACCTGGGTGATTGCAGGCGGCCTGGCAGCCATTGCGGGCACGCTGCTCTCGCTGGACGTGACCTTCAAGCCCGACCTGAGCTTCTTCCTGCTGCTACCGATTTTCGCGGCGGCGATTGTCGGCGGCGTGGGCCACCCCTACGGCGCGATTGCCGGTGGTTTTGTGGTGGGCTTTGCCGAAACCCTGGCGGTATTCAATTGGAACGTGCTGCTGCGCCCCTTCCAAGACAGCTTCCCCGAGTGGCTGACGCTGCCATCGAATCTCGCCTTCGTGGGCACTGAATATAAGATTGTGGTGCCGTTCTTTATTCTGGTGGCCATCCTGGTGTGGCGCCCGACCGGCCTGTTTAAAGGCAAGGTGATCTAA
- a CDS encoding ABC transporter ATP-binding protein gives MQPLIEVQHVNKAFGGLHVINDCSIRVEKGSITGMIGPNGAGKSTLFNLIAGALMPDSGHILLDGEDITSLSADQRFHKGLLRTFQIAHEFSQMSALENLMMVPPQQAGESLFNTWFKPSLVREQEAEVRRRALEVIDFVGLHHVRNELAGNLSGGQKKLLELGRTMMTDAKIVLLDEIAAGVNRTLLGDLMGNIERLNREMGYTFLVIEHDMDMISRLCDPVIVLAQGSVMVEGHIEAIQNDPAVIEAYFGSDAA, from the coding sequence ATGCAACCGCTTATCGAAGTACAACACGTTAATAAAGCGTTCGGTGGGCTACACGTCATCAACGATTGCTCCATCCGGGTGGAGAAAGGATCGATCACCGGCATGATCGGCCCCAACGGGGCCGGCAAGTCGACGCTGTTCAACCTGATCGCCGGCGCGCTGATGCCCGACAGCGGCCACATTCTGCTGGATGGCGAAGACATCACCTCGTTAAGCGCCGACCAGCGCTTTCATAAAGGGCTGCTGCGCACCTTCCAGATTGCCCACGAGTTCAGCCAGATGAGCGCGCTGGAAAACTTGATGATGGTGCCCCCTCAGCAGGCCGGCGAAAGCCTGTTCAATACCTGGTTCAAGCCATCGCTGGTGCGCGAACAGGAGGCCGAAGTGCGCCGCCGCGCGCTGGAGGTGATCGACTTTGTCGGGCTACACCACGTGCGCAACGAGCTGGCGGGTAATCTGTCCGGCGGCCAGAAAAAGCTCTTGGAGCTTGGCCGCACCATGATGACCGATGCCAAGATCGTTCTGCTCGATGAAATCGCCGCTGGGGTGAACCGTACCCTGCTGGGTGATTTGATGGGCAATATCGAGCGGCTCAACCGCGAAATGGGCTACACCTTCCTGGTCATCGAGCACGACATGGACATGATTTCGCGACTTTGCGATCCCGTCATCGTCCTGGCTCAGGGTAGCGTCATGGTGGAAGGGCACATCGAAGCGATACAGAACGATCCGGCGGTCATCGAGGCCTACTTCGGCTCGGACGCCGCCTAA
- a CDS encoding ABC transporter ATP-binding protein has protein sequence MSSTQASPQPLLEARDVHGGYGSMNILNGVNMTLYADEVGVIVGPNGAGKSTMLKAVFGLLNVNQGEILLNGQPIHNLPPNQLVERGMGFVPQEKNVFPSLSVKENLEMGAYLKPQNVKRMLEQVYEFFPPLVEKRHQPAGELSGGQRQMVAMGRALMAEPSLLLLDEPTAGLSPLYMNEIFDRVKKINAAGVGILMVEQNAKQALAIADKGFVLAAGQNRFTDTGAALLADPDVAKSFLGG, from the coding sequence ATGTCATCGACACAGGCATCACCCCAGCCACTGCTTGAAGCACGCGACGTGCACGGCGGCTATGGCAGCATGAATATCCTGAACGGGGTCAATATGACCCTGTATGCCGATGAGGTCGGCGTCATCGTCGGCCCCAACGGCGCGGGCAAGTCCACCATGCTCAAAGCGGTATTTGGGCTTTTGAACGTCAACCAGGGCGAGATCCTGCTTAACGGCCAGCCGATTCACAACTTACCGCCCAACCAGCTGGTGGAGCGCGGTATGGGCTTCGTGCCCCAGGAGAAAAACGTCTTCCCCAGTCTCTCGGTCAAAGAGAACCTGGAGATGGGCGCCTACCTGAAGCCGCAAAACGTTAAGCGCATGCTGGAACAGGTCTACGAATTCTTCCCCCCGCTGGTGGAGAAGCGTCACCAGCCTGCCGGTGAGCTTTCAGGCGGCCAGCGCCAGATGGTCGCCATGGGGCGAGCCCTCATGGCAGAACCTAGCCTGCTACTGTTGGACGAGCCCACGGCGGGCCTATCACCGCTCTACATGAATGAGATCTTTGACCGCGTGAAGAAGATCAACGCCGCAGGCGTGGGCATCTTGATGGTCGAGCAGAACGCTAAGCAGGCCCTGGCCATTGCCGACAAGGGCTTTGTCCTGGCGGCAGGCCAGAACCGCTTTACGGATACCGGGGCGGCCCTGCTGGCCGACCCGGATGTCGCCAAAAGCTTTTTGGGCGGCTAG
- a CDS encoding sodium-dependent transporter has protein sequence MSGHNVWTHKGTFLLAAVGSAVGLGNLWRFPYLTGENGGGAFILIYALTIFAVGIPILIAETMLGRTSRRSPIMGMRHLTKTHRTSRAWESIGWLGAASAFLILSFYSVIAGWALHYTWLMLTGSLVGADAQTISDGFNALLASPGLMTMYHTLFIAGSALIVGMGIHKGIESGLRIMMPALFVILIVVLIYGIINGDVGAAASFLFTFNIGDLSLEGWLQAMGQSFFTLSLGMGAIMAYGAYMSSDASLTRTAIAVAFVDTAVAMVAGLAIFSLVFGAGLETGQGPGLMFVTLPLAFADMPFGALVGGVFFILVLGAALSSSISLIEPVAAFLVERFDMTRPQAVTIMVVAAWAMGLLTVVSFNVWAEGTIFHSLFGRSAFEFIELLTNIFMPLGGLMIALFAGWALTQSEVMKELGTHPTWFALWRFLVRFVGPAAVSFVFLRTIPQVEGYLIPTLGSLIIVAAFAIGQRLRHSNPS, from the coding sequence ATGAGCGGTCATAACGTCTGGACGCATAAAGGCACGTTTCTGCTGGCAGCGGTTGGTTCTGCCGTCGGTCTTGGTAATCTCTGGCGCTTTCCCTATCTCACCGGTGAAAACGGGGGCGGTGCGTTCATCCTCATCTATGCGCTGACCATCTTTGCCGTAGGCATTCCCATCCTCATCGCCGAAACCATGCTGGGACGCACCAGTCGTCGAAGCCCGATCATGGGCATGCGGCATTTGACCAAAACGCATCGCACCTCACGGGCGTGGGAGTCGATTGGTTGGCTGGGCGCCGCCTCTGCCTTTTTGATTTTGAGTTTCTACTCGGTGATCGCGGGCTGGGCGCTGCACTACACCTGGCTGATGCTCACCGGCTCGCTGGTCGGCGCCGATGCCCAAACCATCAGCGACGGCTTCAACGCCCTCCTCGCCTCCCCCGGGCTGATGACGATGTACCATACGCTGTTCATCGCGGGGTCTGCGCTAATCGTTGGCATGGGCATCCATAAAGGCATCGAATCGGGCCTACGCATCATGATGCCTGCGCTGTTCGTCATTCTGATCGTGGTGCTGATCTACGGCATCATCAACGGTGATGTGGGCGCTGCGGCCAGCTTCCTGTTCACCTTCAACATTGGCGATCTCAGCTTGGAAGGCTGGCTGCAGGCCATGGGGCAGTCGTTCTTCACCTTGAGTCTCGGCATGGGCGCGATCATGGCCTACGGCGCTTACATGTCCAGCGACGCCTCGCTGACGCGCACCGCTATTGCCGTGGCGTTCGTAGATACGGCCGTGGCCATGGTCGCAGGCCTGGCGATTTTCTCGCTAGTGTTTGGCGCAGGGCTGGAAACGGGCCAAGGCCCTGGGCTGATGTTCGTGACGCTGCCGCTGGCGTTTGCCGACATGCCGTTTGGCGCGCTGGTGGGCGGCGTCTTCTTCATCCTGGTGCTCGGCGCGGCGCTCAGCTCGTCGATCTCACTGATCGAGCCCGTCGCGGCGTTCCTGGTGGAGCGTTTCGACATGACCCGCCCCCAGGCCGTAACCATCATGGTCGTCGCCGCCTGGGCCATGGGTCTGCTGACCGTGGTGAGTTTCAACGTATGGGCGGAAGGCACGATCTTCCACAGCCTGTTTGGGCGCAGCGCCTTTGAGTTCATCGAACTGCTGACCAATATCTTCATGCCGCTGGGCGGCCTGATGATTGCCCTGTTTGCCGGATGGGCGCTGACCCAGAGCGAAGTCATGAAAGAGCTGGGCACTCACCCCACTTGGTTCGCTCTCTGGCGCTTTCTAGTGCGTTTCGTTGGCCCGGCGGCGGTATCGTTCGTGTTCCTGCGCACAATCCCCCAGGTCGAGGGGTATCTGATTCCGACACTCGGCTCGCTGATCATCGTGGCGGCTTTTGCGATTGGCCAGCGCCTGCGGCACTCTAACCCCTCATAA